In the genome of Deltaproteobacteria bacterium, the window CCTGGATGCCATCCGGCCATTGCTTGCCCTTGGCCCGCCAGACCAAATTCATCATCCGCAACTGGCAGGTCTGGTTGACATCGAACATGGCCCCGACGACCGTGGCCAGGTCCCCTTTTTCCATGAGCAGATTGGACAGATCCTGCAGCAGGTCCGAGGACAGGCGCTTGTCCAGGGCCTGGAACAAGCCCGGCAGGGCGTCCAGCCCCATCTGACCGAACCGATCCAAATAATTGATCATGGTATTGGCCGGTTGCAGTCGCCGCGACGGACATTTGACCGGTGGATGCGAACGCAGGCCGCAATAAAAGCACGGCGCCTCGGAGCCGGAAACCAGGGGGGAAGGCAGGAGGATATTCAGGCTGCCATGCCGCTTGGTACCGCCTTCCATGGAAATTTGGACCTGAAAAAAATCGGAAATCTTGGTGCGGGACATGGAAAACCGTGATTCCACGGGAGTCAGGCGGGGGTCCGCGATCTGAAACATCGTGGCCAGGGGCATGTACAGGACGCCGGACTCCAACGCCTCGAAAACATGCAGCATTTTTTTCGGAAAATCCGGCGTGAAGGAATGGCTGTCGAGTTCCATGATGAGATACTCGCAAGGCCACACCTGCACGTCAGCGCTCCCGACCAGGGTCATTATCTCCAGGATCAGGCGCGCCAAGGTGCGCAGGGAAGAAATCTTGAGCATCAGCACATGGTCTTCGCCATGCTGGTACACGACCTTGTTTTGCGTCAGGAGCGGCTCGATGCGTTCGAAATAGGAACGCCATCCCTTGGCAAAAACCTTGTCCTGACGCGTGCCGATGGGACGGATCAGCCACAACCAATTCGTGCTCGTGGACACGGTGAGCTGTTCACTGGATTCCAGATCAAACCATTTTCCGGCCAAACCATCCAGATTCTGGCTCTGCTTGAAGGACACGCCGGTCATGCTCCGGCCCAGTTCGCGCAAATGGGACGTGACCCGAACCACCAGGCGCTTGGGAAACCCGACTTCCAGGTTGCTCAGCTCGGCCTTGACAGACAAGGACCGCTCGAACGCCTCGCCCACGATCAGGCTGCATTCGAACACGGTCACGGCGGCGGCAATGGGGTTCAGACGCGCCCAGTTGTGCAGCCGGGCCAGGCCGATCATGACCATCGGATCGGGAAAAAACCACAAGACCTGAGTCTTTTCCTCGGCCAGGGACCAGCCACCCATGTCGGACAGGGATTGAAAAAAGCTGACCGAAGGCGCCTGCGGGTAGCAAATCCAGCAAGCAATGCCGTTGCTGACCAATCGCGAAGAGAGCGTGCGCGGCACCTTGGCCAGAAGCGTGGCGAGAGAATTCATCGGACTCCTCGTGTCAGGGAATTTGAAGGCGCGTGCGCCTTGACGAGCATGACACGCAGCCCAGACGAGCGCAACCGAGGAATACTCCGGGAACGGCTTGACGCGACAGGGGCCATTTCCTAGTCATCAGACCTCGGCAAACCATCAATCCGGTAAGGAC includes:
- a CDS encoding tetratricopeptide repeat protein, which gives rise to MNSLATLLAKVPRTLSSRLVSNGIACWICYPQAPSVSFFQSLSDMGGWSLAEEKTQVLWFFPDPMVMIGLARLHNWARLNPIAAAVTVFECSLIVGEAFERSLSVKAELSNLEVGFPKRLVVRVTSHLRELGRSMTGVSFKQSQNLDGLAGKWFDLESSEQLTVSTSTNWLWLIRPIGTRQDKVFAKGWRSYFERIEPLLTQNKVVYQHGEDHVLMLKISSLRTLARLILEIMTLVGSADVQVWPCEYLIMELDSHSFTPDFPKKMLHVFEALESGVLYMPLATMFQIADPRLTPVESRFSMSRTKISDFFQVQISMEGGTKRHGSLNILLPSPLVSGSEAPCFYCGLRSHPPVKCPSRRLQPANTMINYLDRFGQMGLDALPGLFQALDKRLSSDLLQDLSNLLMEKGDLATVVGAMFDVNQTCQLRMMNLVWRAKGKQWPDGIQDLRDPGEELIWSALDAMRMGHIDRASQQLDQYILKAHKNYQPRLLQGFMAMERGELKRARGYWEEAEGLTYTPLQRSYVQFLQGRLCEVQGVHQEAVGLYGKALRESSRFLPARYRQAVCLIKSGFLAEAQGMLRDLIQQDPDFFSVMLLDPELEGGRTLILADLWDIWQEADRTASEIVGSVEHLPDLLDKWLPRDHDAYRGFAERIQGLSIHSGIGNYVATAKLIRGTLMIRDEIQARVKKDIKELGAQRKVLFDRLLEIQHEASWFPFPRLLHHFNELFNHCGEQLQMVGQLDLYVPDKFRRAHEAVRAATQDLKKLEQKLLFLQTVRNAVLFSLLSGKYLLFFEVIAIVVSGGISLGLIYFFPKQGIMGRDLRQDRWLVLNICLILFSFFAVVGAALRASSQFEAYKNRILDTKG